Proteins encoded in a region of the Ranitomeya imitator isolate aRanImi1 chromosome 9, aRanImi1.pri, whole genome shotgun sequence genome:
- the MUC15 gene encoding mucin-15 isoform X1, which produces MSNCFVSSCYMGRHTETMFSSSRKVTLLLLISLFWTNSHGQSSTATPKTIELTETGSTTVIITKIDDNTVTGETTTMSPTSSKDVNTNNTPAVGSTINLGFTEGSTTPINVSELTAETTTPVSVTDGTTSSSPSNTNVDNTTTGFTTNSTASPNFSSTAPTESVTPEYTTSNNASNVTTTVSTIIYENTDVSSTVNVTTHITYTASNSTGNTTDIPSSTEFTPTSSSTATSEPTPETTATTQSTEHVATTNGSHSEISGSDKEAENNAGVVLGAVIGSILGITLVCLTAYILCGSKKSSTFSHRRLYEDIRNDPVLRLDNPPVSPYDVSYGESSYYNPAVVEEGAHEIIAMDNIRPR; this is translated from the exons atgagcaatt GTTTTGTTAGTTCTTGCTACATGGGGAGACATACAGAAACAATGTTTTCATCATCCAGAAAAGTTACATTATTGTTATTGATTTCTCTATTTTGGACCAATTCCCATGGCCAGAGCAGCACAGCAACTCCAAAGACTATCGAACTTACTGAAACAGGATCTACAACTGTGATCATTACAAAAATAGATGATAATACTGTGACAGGTGAGACAACCACCATGTCACCTACTAGTAGTAAAGATGTCAATACAAATAATACCCCTGCTGTAGGCAGCACAATCAATCTAGGCTTTACAGAAGGAAGCACAACTCCTATAAATGTCTCAGAACTGACCGCTGAAACAACCACACCTGTATCTGTAACTGATGGCACAACAAGCTCTTCGCCAAGCAATACAAATGTGGATAACACTACCACAGGCTTTACCACTAACTCCACAGCTTCTCCAAATTTCTCGAGTACAGCTCCCACTGAAAGTGTCACACCAGAATACACAACGTCAAATAATGCCTCCAACGTGACCACTACGGTGAGCACGATAATATATGAAAATACAGATGTCTCCAGCACTGTCAACGTCACAACGCATATAACCTACACAGCATCCAACTCAACAGGAAATACAACGGATATTCCCAGTTCAACTGAATTTACTCCAACAAGCAGCTCCACTGCCACCAGTGAGCCAACACCAGAAACCACAGCCACTACACAAAGCACCGAACATGTGGCCACGACAAACGGCAGCCACTCTGAAATCTCAGGAAGTGATAAAG AAGCAGAAAACAATGCTGGAGTTGTCCTAGGAGCAGTTATTGGGTCTATCCTAGGAATTACGCTGGTGTGTCTTACAGCTTACATCCTATGTGGAAGCAAAAAATCCAGTACCTTTTCACATCGAAGACTATATGAGGATATCAGGAATGATCCAG TGCTACGGTTGGATAATCCTCCTGTGAGTCCCTATGATGTCAGCTATGGAGAGTCTTCATATTACAACCCTGCAGTTGTAGAAGAAGGGGCACACGAGATAATTGCAATGGATAACATTAGGCCTCGCTAA
- the MUC15 gene encoding mucin-15 isoform X2, with amino-acid sequence MGRHTETMFSSSRKVTLLLLISLFWTNSHGQSSTATPKTIELTETGSTTVIITKIDDNTVTGETTTMSPTSSKDVNTNNTPAVGSTINLGFTEGSTTPINVSELTAETTTPVSVTDGTTSSSPSNTNVDNTTTGFTTNSTASPNFSSTAPTESVTPEYTTSNNASNVTTTVSTIIYENTDVSSTVNVTTHITYTASNSTGNTTDIPSSTEFTPTSSSTATSEPTPETTATTQSTEHVATTNGSHSEISGSDKEAENNAGVVLGAVIGSILGITLVCLTAYILCGSKKSSTFSHRRLYEDIRNDPVLRLDNPPVSPYDVSYGESSYYNPAVVEEGAHEIIAMDNIRPR; translated from the exons ATGGGGAGACATACAGAAACAATGTTTTCATCATCCAGAAAAGTTACATTATTGTTATTGATTTCTCTATTTTGGACCAATTCCCATGGCCAGAGCAGCACAGCAACTCCAAAGACTATCGAACTTACTGAAACAGGATCTACAACTGTGATCATTACAAAAATAGATGATAATACTGTGACAGGTGAGACAACCACCATGTCACCTACTAGTAGTAAAGATGTCAATACAAATAATACCCCTGCTGTAGGCAGCACAATCAATCTAGGCTTTACAGAAGGAAGCACAACTCCTATAAATGTCTCAGAACTGACCGCTGAAACAACCACACCTGTATCTGTAACTGATGGCACAACAAGCTCTTCGCCAAGCAATACAAATGTGGATAACACTACCACAGGCTTTACCACTAACTCCACAGCTTCTCCAAATTTCTCGAGTACAGCTCCCACTGAAAGTGTCACACCAGAATACACAACGTCAAATAATGCCTCCAACGTGACCACTACGGTGAGCACGATAATATATGAAAATACAGATGTCTCCAGCACTGTCAACGTCACAACGCATATAACCTACACAGCATCCAACTCAACAGGAAATACAACGGATATTCCCAGTTCAACTGAATTTACTCCAACAAGCAGCTCCACTGCCACCAGTGAGCCAACACCAGAAACCACAGCCACTACACAAAGCACCGAACATGTGGCCACGACAAACGGCAGCCACTCTGAAATCTCAGGAAGTGATAAAG AAGCAGAAAACAATGCTGGAGTTGTCCTAGGAGCAGTTATTGGGTCTATCCTAGGAATTACGCTGGTGTGTCTTACAGCTTACATCCTATGTGGAAGCAAAAAATCCAGTACCTTTTCACATCGAAGACTATATGAGGATATCAGGAATGATCCAG TGCTACGGTTGGATAATCCTCCTGTGAGTCCCTATGATGTCAGCTATGGAGAGTCTTCATATTACAACCCTGCAGTTGTAGAAGAAGGGGCACACGAGATAATTGCAATGGATAACATTAGGCCTCGCTAA